The following coding sequences lie in one Sedimentibacter sp. MB35-C1 genomic window:
- a CDS encoding TolC family protein has protein sequence MIKNIIVLLTAMLILTFSITYAEEQSQNKIYNLSMEEAVELGLKNNEALKIAQLDIEKNQVISKKASLLWSKAPENSMIETKLLSKGYYKRQSEMAVKLSRKSKELIEQKIELGIKNGYYEISRSIKDIEVKEENVLRFQEQQRIAEVKFKIGTGIKQEVLTAQAAVEEAKLALSNAKDDLTYKKMEFNKLLGLPFDIKVNLTDDVINKMSLKMSYNIDLTDKVSEAQKNRIEVIQAQENTEVSRLYFDIVSNYSAENTYDYRAANFEKEKAINELSDAMQSVELSVNNAYLNMQKASRAVGVYEKNIASLEEAYRLSQLSYEAGVGIQMDVLNAQNMLYNAELSYVQSLHNYNLAKLSFEASYGIGY, from the coding sequence TTGATTAAAAATATAATAGTATTACTGACAGCAATGCTTATATTAACATTTAGCATCACTTATGCTGAGGAGCAGTCTCAAAATAAGATATACAATCTTTCTATGGAGGAAGCTGTAGAGCTTGGGTTAAAAAACAATGAAGCCTTAAAAATTGCTCAGCTTGATATTGAAAAAAATCAAGTCATTTCCAAAAAAGCTTCATTATTATGGTCAAAAGCTCCCGAAAATTCCATGATTGAAACTAAACTGTTGTCAAAGGGATATTACAAAAGACAATCTGAGATGGCTGTTAAACTGTCGAGAAAAAGCAAAGAATTAATAGAGCAAAAAATAGAGCTTGGAATTAAGAACGGCTATTATGAAATTAGCAGAAGTATAAAAGACATTGAAGTAAAAGAAGAAAATGTCTTACGTTTTCAGGAGCAACAAAGAATTGCAGAGGTAAAATTTAAGATTGGCACAGGCATAAAACAGGAAGTTTTAACAGCACAGGCAGCAGTTGAGGAAGCTAAATTAGCATTATCAAATGCTAAGGATGATTTAACATACAAAAAAATGGAATTTAACAAGCTATTAGGACTTCCATTTGATATAAAAGTAAATTTAACTGACGATGTTATAAATAAAATGAGCTTGAAGATGTCATATAACATCGATTTAACAGATAAAGTTTCAGAAGCACAAAAAAACAGAATTGAAGTAATTCAAGCTCAGGAAAACACTGAAGTTTCAAGATTGTATTTTGATATAGTTTCAAATTACAGCGCAGAAAACACATATGATTACAGAGCAGCAAATTTTGAAAAAGAAAAAGCTATTAATGAATTAAGTGATGCAATGCAAAGTGTTGAGCTAAGTGTCAATAATGCTTATTTAAATATGCAAAAAGCTTCTAGGGCTGTAGGTGTTTATGAAAAAAATATAGCAAGTCTTGAAGAAGCATACAGATTGTCACAACTTTCCTACGAAGCAGGAGTTGGAATTCAAATGGATGTGTTAAATGCTCAAAATATGCTTTATAATGCAGAATTGTCATATGTTCAGTCTCTCCACAACTATAATCTGGCTAAGCTAAGTTTTGAAGCATCATATGGAATCGGTTATTAG